The nucleotide window GGGATACGCCGACAAGGCGGCTTCAGAAGCGCTCCTCGCCCAGCTCGTCCGCACCAGCGCCCGCGTCGACGCGGGCCTGTTGCCCCCGGAAGCCGTCCGGCCCCGACTCTCGCTCACCGAACTCCTGGACCGCTGGCACCGCCACGTGAAGCACGGGGGCGCGTCGGACGAGGGCGCCCGCCGGCAGCGGCGGCACGCCCAGGCCGTGTGCGACGGGGTGAGCGCGGCCAAGCCGGCCGACCTGACGCCGTCGGCGGTCCTGGAGTGGATCGAGGCGCAGCGGGAGAGCGGCGGCCGATCGGGCGACGGCATCTCGGTCGGCACCGCCGCGAACTACATCGGCGCGGCCAAGTCCTTCACGCGCTGGTGCTGCGTCGTCGAGAAGTGCGAGCCGGTGGACCACCTGTCCGGACTCGAAAAGAGCGGCCCCGGGCCGGACGACCGTGTCCACGTCCGCCGATCGCTCTTGCCCGACGACCTGGACAAGCTCCTCGCGGCCGCCCGGGCGAGCACGGCGGAGGTGTACGGGCTCACCGGACCGGAGCGGCACGCGCTCTACCTCACGGCCTGCTCGACGGGGCTCCGCGCCTCGGAGCTGGCCCGCCTCAAGCCCGAGCACTTCGATTTGGTCGGCGCCACGGTTACCGTTCATCGGCCCGCGAAGACGAAGAAGCGAGCCACCGACGTGCTGCCGCTCGGCCCGGACGTCGTCGAGGCGCTCCGCCCGATCCTGGCCGCGGTGGGAAAGGGGACCGTCTGGCCGAACCGCGGCGCGGAGTCCCAGGCGTGGTGGCTGCTCGGCGCGCGGCTCATCCGCGCCGACCTGGTGGCCGCGGGCATTCCGCCGACCGCCCCGGACGGCCGGGTGTACGACTTCCACTCGCTCCGGGGCCAGTTCGCGACGGATCTGGACCGCGCTGGCGTCAGTCTGCCCCGCGCGCAAAAGCTGATGCGGCACTCGACGCCGGACCTCACCGCGAAGCACTACCACCGCCCGGAATCGGACGAGCTGGCCGCGGACGTGGCGAAGCTGCGCCGGGGCAAGCCGGCGGGCTCGTAGCTTGCCGGCAAGCTTGCCGTCCGTTCGTGATTCCCGGTGCGTCTCAGTGAACAATCGGACATGCAAGCTGAAGGTGCGGAACTATGGTAATCCGCTTGATTTCGGTGCGAATCGCTTGGTTTTCAAGAGTGGGTCCGGTGGGAGTCGAACCCACTTCCAAGGTGTTATGAGCACCCTGCTCGACCGTTGAGCTTCAGACCCGGTCACAGCATTCTAATGACTCGCGGCCGCGCGGGAACGGCAGTTCTCACCGAACCCGCTCACTCCGGAACGCGCGCCAGTTTGCGCTTCACCTCGTCCAGTCGCCCGTCCCGCCGGCCCCGCGACGACAGCCGCAGGTCCGCCTCGTACAGCTCCCGTGCCCGGGTCCACTTCTCCCGCGCGCCCGCCTTGTCCCCAGAGCGAAACAGCACGTCGCCCAGGTGGTCCCATGCCACCGGGTCTGTCGCGCCCTCCGACAGCGCCAGTGCCCCCTCCAGCTCTGCCCGCGCCTCCGCGAGCTTCCCCCGGCGGAACAGTACCCATCCCAGGCTGTCC belongs to Gemmata obscuriglobus and includes:
- a CDS encoding tyrosine-type recombinase/integrase; translation: MGRVHRKQYTKPIPAGAERVTVKGVPCVRWRGKSKQWQVGVVLPGGRCRLESANWYVTYFDHTKGKEVTVPGYADKAASEALLAQLVRTSARVDAGLLPPEAVRPRLSLTELLDRWHRHVKHGGASDEGARRQRRHAQAVCDGVSAAKPADLTPSAVLEWIEAQRESGGRSGDGISVGTAANYIGAAKSFTRWCCVVEKCEPVDHLSGLEKSGPGPDDRVHVRRSLLPDDLDKLLAAARASTAEVYGLTGPERHALYLTACSTGLRASELARLKPEHFDLVGATVTVHRPAKTKKRATDVLPLGPDVVEALRPILAAVGKGTVWPNRGAESQAWWLLGARLIRADLVAAGIPPTAPDGRVYDFHSLRGQFATDLDRAGVSLPRAQKLMRHSTPDLTAKHYHRPESDELAADVAKLRRGKPAGS